TGCAGGGCCACAGGCAACTGCATGCAAGATACTGTCACTGTGGATGACGTGCATGTGGGTATAAACAATAGTTACCTGCAAGTCACTCGCAAGGCTTGCAAGTAATGATGTGATGTGCCTTTATGGTTACTTTTGACTTTTTTGTGCCAACTGACAACCTATTCATTCACTTTCAAACTTTACACACAAGagatgaaaaattatattatattgtggCGTAACCGGGCAATGTCAGGGTAGCGTTCTGCCGTCTCACAGTCTCCAGAACCCGGTCCACGCTTCTCACTTTTATATCTCTTTTGGGGCAGATTCGCTCACAAAAGTCTATATTGTGCAACATGATACACTCTCTCATTCCTCTGAAATACACCAAATCACCCGCTCACTCACcctaaatcatgcaaatgaagcAACTTGGGAGATATTAAGTATAGCCTATATACAGTTCAACTTGATTTATTCGGAGCTCACATCTTACAACCGCACGCCACCGCAGCTCCCAGCGAATTGACGTACTTCTCCAATAATCGCAAAGCATATCACTACATATACACATCGCCCTCTACGATTAACTATGAGTTACATGTGAAAGGTATAACTCGTGCTacaataatatatattgtattataatattcaattgaatttgaTACTAAAACTTGAATGAATATTTAACAAAACATGTACTTTCCCTCTTAGAAACATTTTAGTTTGtctataataaatgaatatgccaattagttttatttcacttatcttgaaagatatagactagctttatatttcactaccccttaaatttttattcaaacagatGCAGAATTTCCCACTTTACATGTTTTCAtgctctctttattcaaatttctttgtattacagAATGTCCAGAAGGTCTCTCTTGCAACAACACCATCTTGTCTCACTATCAGAAGTTTAACCATGACCTGTTGGCTTTTGTTAGGTCACAGACAATACCTGGCACCTCATCCAGCATCCTGGATAAAGAAGAGAGCAAATCTTTATGGACATCTGAGGTCATGACCTCTGACAGTGATTTTGAAACACCGTCTTGTTCAAGACCAGCAGCAGCAATATCATCTTGTTCCAAACCTTATGAAGAGGAATATGAGTATAAAATCAAAGGGGACAGGGTCATGTGCACCCCAAAGTCTCGTACCTTTTCCCAGATTGCGGTATCTCAATCAAGATCTAAATCAAAACACACTGCTCGGAAATCTGCAAAAGGTGCAATCAACAGGAACCTTGATAGGATGCAGACTGTTAAAGGAGAAGTGCTGACACCAAAGTTGGGAAGAAATAGTCAAAGAGAAACCTATGCAGAGACCAAGattaataacaaaaacaaatatgacAAGCTGGAACAAGACACTCATCAGTCTACCCACAATTCAGTTGCCAAAATTGAATCTGCTGTTAAGCCTGGAAATTCCTCAAGAAAACGCACTAGCAGTAAGTTGCCAACTAGAGATGAAACTCCAATGTGTGGGAcgttatttgattatttttctccaAGTCAGAAGTCCCCTACTGAGCAGAAAACTCCTGTTGGCCAATCCATTGGAGATTCACATTCCTCTACCCTATCCTCCATGGAAACAAAAGTGACCTATGGCCCATCTTCTATTTCAGGCGACTCTATACCATTTGTGGAAAGTGATACAGATATTTTTGCAAGTGATGATAGTGAACCAGATAGTAGGGACCTAAAGAATTTGAAAAAGACCAAAGCAGTAACTCTGATGAAATTGGACGGTGAAGATGGGTTTGTTCAGGTTAAACCAAAGCCAGATGTGACAGTTATTCAACACTCTCAATCAGATGTGGAAAGTGATGCAGATATTTTTGAAAGTGACAATAGTGAGCAAGATTCTATGGACCAGATGAATTTGAAAAAGACAAAACCAGTTACTGTGACAAAATCAGACTATGATGATGAGTCTTCAAATGGAATGGATGGGTTTGTTAAGCTTAAACCAAAGCAAGATGTAACAAGTATCCATGGAGATGGTGTTGATAGAACAACAGATGAACATCTTTTTGACATCCTAGCAGGGATGGATGAATCATCTGATGAAGAAAGCGAGTCTCTCTTTCCTGCACAGATTTCCAACTTTCAAGATGATGATAGAAAGTCACTACACCGGCACAAGAACTTCAACCCAGTTCCCCCAGCTCCTAATCAAAGTGATGATGAAGCCGACGATGATCttccaaaatttgatttgacGGAAGGGGCTTTGGAAGGATTTTGCGATATTGATTGGGATGAATCTTCTAACATAGAAGGTCAGGGGTCAAAAGGTGACAGtgtggtcaaaggtcaagaacATGAAAGCCAAGAGGAAGGAAACAAGTGTCCGGTCAACATTCCGAGCAAGAATCAAGGTTTTGGATCTCCTGTTGACCAGCATGAAGGAACTACGAACCAGACTGGGatactacatgtagatacagAAGATGAAGACAGTCAGAGTCTATTCAATATTCCAAGTAAGAATGAAGCACAGTTTCCTCCTCAAAGTAATCTACACGATGAGGTTGTTTGTTCAGAAAATGAGGAGGAAGAGATGGAAGTGGATAACATTGACGAGGATGAAGAACCACCAGATAAGAAAAAGAGGTTATCACATGAATGGGTGGCAAAAAACGACACAAGTGCAATTAAAGCAACTTATGAAAATCCTCCTTTGATGTCTGATGTACATGTGCCCTCATCATCAACTGCTGCAGGAGTGGGGGCCACTcagaaacataaaaaacaggGAACATTGGACTCCTTTTTTGGCTGCAAACCCGCACCAATCGTAGAACCACCTGCTGAGAAATTGCAGCCGAACAGAAGATGGAAAGGAGCAGAGCCAACACAAAGGAGCAAGAAAAGTGATGGGGAAGGGAAGAAGGAGTGGATAAATAGCAGTGGGAAACAGTGCCCCTTCTACAAAAAGATGCCAGGTATCGTTTTTTTTGGTCCATTAAAGTTTTTGTAAAACTAACCAGATTTGCATGCCTCTGCCCACTGTAGGTGTTGGCCTGAAGCATTATGATTCTGGTTCGTTTGTCCatccttttttcattatcacaATATTGAATTAAAGATTTCGTTATTGTGTTACAACTTCAAACTTGGGTCATATATCCGTATATAAGTGCCAATGTTCAGATTAGATTTAGGTCAAAAAGTTAATACTCAAAGGTTGTGGAGGTCATTATATGAATATGTTTGGAGTGAGTTACATTTTCAGGAGCTTAGGCAAACTACAAtagtaataaacaaaaatcaataaatgaagcATGGTGAACTGTTAACTTCAACCTGTCCATcttatcaatttcaaaattagaGGGCGGTATTCACAAAGgtgattttaaaaatcattggtTGAGCCCATGGTTTATTGCAGATttcttgtataaattatgcttatttactgcgtatattaaaaaatgtccgaTACTGATGCGCGATtatgtcacagtgcgccaagtTGACgcatgttgccatggttaagtatgtttttttattcatgagtctactgtttgaagagtggactcattaattcgaaacagtggactcatgaatgaaaAAGCGTGGATAAACACGGCAACATAaatcaatttggcacactgaCAAAAAGCGCACATCAGTAATGGACATCTTTAATATATTTGCGATAAATaagtgtaatttatacaggaaatctgtataaaccatgggttcaacagATGGTtctaaaaaccacctttgtgaattccaAACAGATAGCGTAATATTTAGTTCGAGGCTataatgaagaaataatatttaataGTAAGGAGATGAATAATATTACAATTCTTTTTacctaacattaaaaaaagaaatgaatatacCAAGTAAGACCtaaatttttacctttgcctTGTTATCAGGTACATCTTTCACCGTGGATGCCTTCCGGTATAGTGTTATCCCAGGATGCAAAGCGTATTTCTTGAGCCATTTCCACTATGACCACTATGGAGGTCTCACCAAACACTTTGATCAACAAATCTACTGTAGCAAGGTATATGGGGTTGTTTTACAAAGTTGTTTGGGAAGTTACATACAGCCTTATGAATGACTGTATTGGCAAGCCACATGTATTTCCAATATGAAATTCTGTGAAATACAGTAATTCTTTAGTTTACTATGCTTATTTCATTAATTGGATGCTAAAAGCATGCTGGGGATGCTGATTATCATGACATTTTGGGCTCACATTTTGCCTATCATATTGCATTATTTTATAAAGTCATTCTATTCTTTACGAATGGCTTTATGAAATATCCTCAATGTCTTACGTATGTCCTGACAGTATTGGCACATTATCTAGATAACTTTCAAGAATTTAAAGCTAgtggtttatatatatatacatgtacaagactGATTATTCTCATGAAAGGaaatcattaaaggtcaagtccacctcagaaaaatgttgatttgaatcaatagagaaaaatcagacaagcacaatgctgaaaatttcatcaaaatcggatgtaaaataagaaagttatgacatttcaaagtttcgcttatttttaacaaaatagttatatgaacgagccagtttcatccaaatgagagagtcgatgatgtcactcactcactatttcttttgttttttattgtttgaattatacaatatttcaatttttgcgaatttgacgattaggacctccttgcctgaagcacaaaatgttaaaataatggaattccacatgttcagggaggaatgaaacttcatttcacatgacaatgatgagaaaatcaaaatatttcatatttcatataataaaatacaaaagaaatagtgagtgagtgatgtcatcagttccctcatttgcataccgaccaggatgtgcatataactattttgtgaaattaagcaaaactttaaaatgtcataactttcttattttacatccgattttgatgaaattttcactgttatacttgttggatttttctctttttattccaatcaactttttgtgggggtggacttgtcctttaaatggaTGTTACtaattttagtaaatatcaGTGAAAAGTGAATTAAAGTACAGtgtaaattgaattgatttcttgaatATTGCATTGTTTAATCCAATTTTTCCctcttattttgtttaattagaCAATGTGATATATGTCCacctcttctcttcctttttccctCAGGTAACAGGAAACCTTGTGATATCTAGACTGAATGTATCTGCTGAATGTGTGAATAATTTACCAATGAACACATCGTGTGTGATAGATGATGTAGAGGTAACACTACTTGATGCAAACCAGTGAGTAGAAAGAAAACATAAGGTTGTGATTTCAGTAGTAAAGTAAGGAAGAGGTCTGTAGATACAATAAGCAGTTATCCATGATTTTCTAGAAAGACTGCAATTAACAAGAGTTAGGATGAATTATGGCAGAACTTTCTTCACTGATTGATTGAACTATAATCAGTTTCTCAAACAAATTGTGGTTATAGATTGAAGAAagaaatcattttcattaccccccccaaaaaaaaaaaaaaaactgctgtAAACAACAAGAAATGAGTGATATATTTTTGGACAGGAGTCTGAAAAATTGTGTTTATCACCAAGGGTCATCTATCTATTCTATGTTTGAATTTGTTTCTGATTTATGTCTGTTCTGCATGTTACAGCTGTCCAGGTGCCGTGATGTTCCTATTTAGATTAAAATCAGGAGCTGTCTATCTCCATACTGGTGACTTCAGGGCAGATCCCATGATGGAACAATATCCTGAATTAAGCCGTTACCATGTCAACCAACTATACCTTGATACAACGTAAGTTAGTTTTAAAAGGTAAACATCGGTAGTATCGTTGAGAAAGAtgttatacaaaattaaatcttCTGGACTTAACCTTTCAAAGACTGGGTGATATTGACAGCTAAAAAGATCTTGACTGTTTAGTGCGCAATAGTGTTGAAAATCGGGACACATGTCACCTGTGATGTCATCTACCAATTTTCGTGGTTTACTTTTGGTGTCAATAGATGTGcaagatttaaaaagaaaaaagtcatgaaatGTATCAAGAAGAAATTatcattttagggttaaagcaGAAGACATTTCCCAACTGTCAATATTCAGGTCCTGTAACATAAGAAACTTTGGATATTATTCCCCGTCTTTAGCCCGATATGCCTTTTACAGcgcacaaatattttaaggaATGGATTCCTTGCAGTTCCCCCATTTACCTCAACTGGGTTAAGTGTAGCACGGTGTGGATCATTtatttgctgaaggaaatattGCCATGGCTCAGAACAAACTGACAACCCTATGTTTTAAAGttcggagactaatccactgggccgcAGCTCTCCATTGCGTATGTCCTGTTTACAGATGAAGTAAATGCTGATACTGACAATCAAATCTTGACCCCTCTGCACAATCTGCTTAATAGTCATTGCCACTTTCAAATTTGTCTGTGTGATCATTGCTACATGCACCTTGAACAAACAAAGGGTACATTTTACAGTGAGTTGTTTATATCActaatatgtttctttttttatcatgatgatgttttctttatttcctaGTTACTGTGATCCCCAGTACAAGTTTCCCTCTCAGAAAGAAGTGATAGAGTTTGCTATAAAGACAGCTGTCCAAGCCGTAAGATGGAATAAGAAGACCTTAATCGTGTGTGGAACTTATACCATCGGTAAAGAAAAGGTCTTCAAAGGTATGAACTACAGGAATTCATGGGTGGGGTGATGATAACTATTAAGATTGAGTGAACTGAAGACCAGGGAGGTGTTTCACGAAGATTTAAGTGTGAATTAATTTCTATCAATAGAATTGCTTATTCTTCTGTTAtgttttatatgaaaataatgcgaatcatttgtaatattcaaatgtagaaataaatgaaattagtATGGTGGACATGGATTTGAATTTAGCTTGTTATTAAGAAGTAAAAGTCAAAGCTAATACATCATGCTGTTTCCAAGATGAATATTGATCATAAATACACTTTTTCTCCCATTTTTAAACAGCCATCGCTGAGGCCCTGAAATGTAAGGTATTTGTGGAGTCTAAGAAGTATAAAGTCTTGGAATGCCTTGAAGATAATGATCTGATGTCTCTCCTAACTCGTGATATCCAGAGCTCCCGTCTTCATGTCATAGCTATGAATATGTTTAATCATCAGGTTAGTTAATGTAGCTCtgattaattcattaataaatctTTAATTGTGGTATTTAACATGGAGCATCTCTGTGGGTTGAATTGCTGAATGCATAATGTTAAAAGAGCGGTGTTAACCAGCAAAACACTGTCCTGCTGAGTTCCTGCGGGAGTTActataaacagaaacagaaaaatcactTGTGAGTTTGTAGGATTAGATGATTagaaattattatcaatttttttcccctTGATTCCTTAATTTAGATTGGTGGAGATAGTATGTTTCTCTCCTGCATTAGGGATTGAGTTACCGACCTTCTAACTGGGCCATATTGAGGATTGATGAAAACCCATCCTCAGTTTGGCCCAGTTATAGTCTATGTACCACGTCAAAGCTGTTATTCATCAGAGATGTGTATCACTATTTATCAATCgtgaaataaagatgaaatttctaaagaaatatCAACGTCCAAAGGCCAGTTATTTGTTCAAGATTCTCTATGTGACATTGAGATACATGACGATTTGAAAGAAATCTCTGGAAAAATATTTGTGTTTTACATAGTTTAGGATTCTCTCGtatgaaaaattaattatattgaACCACATTATATAGAagatttaaccctaaatagactgggctattttgacgcctaagaagacgggggggctgcttctgccccccccccttatgatctcagCCGTCGATCACGCAATcacgacgaaaattggcacgcgcattacccatggcataatctacaaaactatttgatcaaattctgagaaaaatctcattgctaattaattatgctactttatgcgtaaaatcaaaagtttgctctaataaaCTAAATGATGCCCGtcaaatgctaatttttggttaacagactctttgtaggaatcggatcaaatgtactttttaaaaatttcaacatcacatttattttcttatgtattttattgttttctaaatttcttatgtatttctgtgtttttttactttgttttttattgtttttacaatggaaattgtcagggactttattttgattgaacaTAAACAAgattaaattaattgattttaatcagtaagagaaaaaataatgatacatttatgaattttggcccaaaacactatttgcattggatttgtacacgaattcatgattttgagcaattttgggtctgcatgcacttacgaaatgttgcataattttggaACCATGTACCCaggggtcgcaattttggtctcaaaagttgcgcgagactcaaaaagtaaaaagtcagcgagcgatgCGGTCAAAAAGTTTTGCGTGGTGGATTTATCACGAAAAATGTTGAGGAAGGAGGCTGAATCAGCTCCCCCAGTCTTATTACGGTTGAGCACTACAAACATTTATTATCATCTATAAAGTGTTTCAGCGATAcattaaaaatgcatattttggtGTGCATCAGTTGCCGTGCAGTATCAGAGCATATCCCTAAAAGAGACCGAAATCCTACGAATGtcccataggctcctgtacaaagAGCGTATTCAACATTCTAGTGCGCATGCgcaaatgcatgaaatatacaatgcatacaacaatgaaagcaatgggATGTGCAGCATTAGAGCACAATTACGGTCAATGACTTTATAATGATTGAACTACATTAAGTCGCATGTCAACAACCAAATTTGATCCTGTGAAGTGATAATGCCGTCATGTGAtaagtgatatgacttgttcaatcaaatttctccctttttgtgggggggggggtgggatagataataataatggcttTATTTCAAGGAATGCCAGGAATATTCCACTCTTAAGGGACAATTTTCCAAACTCTTAGAATATTTCTGAttttccattctgagccatccaatataatgtAATTATTTAAGACAAAATATGAGATTGTAGTCGGTATCATTGTGTGGTTATCATATCTTCATGCAGAAACTGAAGCAGTACCTTTCACAGCACCAGCCAAGATATGATAACATTCTTGCCTTTAAGCCAACTGGTTGGACTCACAGTAATAAGATTGAATCACCTTCAGATATCAAACCTTCAAAGAGTGGAGCATCAACTATATATGGTAATAGATATTGTTATTGTCTTTAATAATATCAACTCTTTCACTACTCCAACTTCTATTGCTAGTACGACTTCCTACTACAACCACTATCACCACCAAACTCATTGCCACTATCACTTTACCTACCAAtgtaattttttgtttcattttcctgcAATTAttgacacattattttgttgtaatcATTGCCTTCACTGTCAACTATTCAACGTTTCATTTGCCAGTATTACCAATCTCATGTTGTGTTGGGATGGGTTCGGTGATTATTGTTTAGGGAAGCGTAATGAGGAAACTTTGGAGAAAGTAATACAGTTCAAATCACTAGGTATTTAATCAACATTCAGCTACATTTCGAAGTACATGAAGATTCAGATATCATAGGAGacgatgaatataaaataatttagaagtatAAGATTGAGATTCGGAGTTAAATTAATACTGGATGGACATCtaagtcttgaagtcagtcagtcTATGTGGATGAGTGTCGGTCTAGTATTCTACTGTATATTCTCTATCTCTAATAATCAAgaagtcttatttatatcattagttttgggggtgtaacaatttaaggtgggagtgatctctaaacttgatctgattggtctacaggtaactgtctatcaaactttctctggtataaggggtgtggtgatgctatatgcaagtgactggggctggaagtgtgagtcatacttcttccttgaagttagctgacgtcactgagggttggtATTTTTATGGTCAAGGTTTAGGAGTTAAATGGTATTGGGGGTTTAGGAattcttatacccctttcatagtgccctcttcatttttcaccggcgaacttcgccggcgaacttcgccggcgaacttctccgcctcgcattcctcacttccccggcgaagaaaaaaatgtaccctttcgcactgacatttcttccccggcgaaagtcaacgggcgattgcagaacaaacgaaagaaaattgtaaacattacttcttacctattacaaaaaggtatcaaaaaaattaattacaacatattttggaagtattacgataaaaacaaacaatatcaccttgtttttatatcttagcgcattttatacatgtaaaaagtgctttttaataaatattcagctgagcttgcaactatcgcgcgcggaatctcggtgCAGGGGACtttgggagagaaaaaaagtgacctctgacgtcattaaagaggagaagttctccggtttgctttcatactggccttttcaccggtgaaacagtttcgccggcgaagttctccacctctagaggtggagaagttcaccggcgaacttcaccggtgaagttctcctgtgtacctttcatactggacactttccccttcgctggcgaacttcgccggtgaagttcgccggtgaaaggcgcaatatgaaaggggtattagatgacattgggggagtttgtaaacaagtgaaggtgaatgactgaaaggataacaggaagttaaatacatactacataacaCTTACAACCACTCTTTGGAAAATGAGGCTCCTCTCctcatttagaaaaaaaaattgtatacaaaTAGATTACAAAGGTTATTTTGAAAAGAGAGTGAAACCAGGATAGTGTATAGATTGTCCACTGTACTTTCACTCTCGCTCTCACACTCACTATTTTCATCAAGATGATTAAACTTATTCAACTTAAACTAAAGATATAACACATTGAATACATTCactaaatatattgaaataaagtaaCACACAAGCAAATTAATCAACTAATCAACCAACAATGATACTATATACATTAACTCGTGCAGACTTCTGCACTTTGAAATCGCTGAAAAGCTAAACTAGTTCaagtaataacagtaataacaagaaaaatatgtatGCTATATAAATCTTAGCATCTGATCAACACGATAATTAGCGGAAAGTTAACAGGTGCGCTCTAGAATTGACAGTTTCTATATGTTAGGAAGGCCTATATG
The genomic region above belongs to Lytechinus pictus isolate F3 Inbred chromosome 12, Lp3.0, whole genome shotgun sequence and contains:
- the LOC129273328 gene encoding uncharacterized protein LOC129273328; this encodes MESNSENSPTLNDDEDEVWRHKPLKRVKKSAEAFKFSTSQRKSLSSHSRSGSSSSQLSICNSGIPQSSSHRVSITPNVINASPNQQSSQLQTNHQSGRKSFESSKKSRKRTCSSLSTNSSSISTIKSMKMQQPIPSLTNKSEKIETEEVTGGFCPICQAPFHSILICSPGAHIQDCLQFEKTDKECPEGLSCNNTILSHYQKFNHDLLAFVRSQTIPGTSSSILDKEESKSLWTSEVMTSDSDFETPSCSRPAAAISSCSKPYEEEYEYKIKGDRVMCTPKSRTFSQIAVSQSRSKSKHTARKSAKGAINRNLDRMQTVKGEVLTPKLGRNSQRETYAETKINNKNKYDKLEQDTHQSTHNSVAKIESAVKPGNSSRKRTSSKLPTRDETPMCGTLFDYFSPSQKSPTEQKTPVGQSIGDSHSSTLSSMETKVTYGPSSISGDSIPFVESDTDIFASDDSEPDSRDLKNLKKTKAVTLMKLDGEDGFVQVKPKPDVTVIQHSQSDVESDADIFESDNSEQDSMDQMNLKKTKPVTVTKSDYDDESSNGMDGFVKLKPKQDVTSIHGDGVDRTTDEHLFDILAGMDESSDEESESLFPAQISNFQDDDRKSLHRHKNFNPVPPAPNQSDDEADDDLPKFDLTEGALEGFCDIDWDESSNIEGQGSKGDSVVKGQEHESQEEGNKCPVNIPSKNQGFGSPVDQHEGTTNQTGILHVDTEDEDSQSLFNIPSKNEAQFPPQSNLHDEVVCSENEEEEMEVDNIDEDEEPPDKKKRLSHEWVAKNDTSAIKATYENPPLMSDVHVPSSSTAAGVGATQKHKKQGTLDSFFGCKPAPIVEPPAEKLQPNRRWKGAEPTQRSKKSDGEGKKEWINSSGKQCPFYKKMPGTSFTVDAFRYSVIPGCKAYFLSHFHYDHYGGLTKHFDQQIYCSKVTGNLVISRLNVSAECVNNLPMNTSCVIDDVEVTLLDANHCPGAVMFLFRLKSGAVYLHTGDFRADPMMEQYPELSRYHVNQLYLDTTYCDPQYKFPSQKEVIEFAIKTAVQAVRWNKKTLIVCGTYTIGKEKVFKAIAEALKCKVFVESKKYKVLECLEDNDLMSLLTRDIQSSRLHVIAMNMFNHQKLKQYLSQHQPRYDNILAFKPTGWTHSNKIESPSDIKPSKSGASTIYGIPYSEHSSYSEMKRFVQFLRADKILPTVNNGDPKARNTMDDIFKRWMAEDGRSSSPTKLKSGKIMNFFKR